A region from the Cannabis sativa cultivar Pink pepper isolate KNU-18-1 chromosome 9, ASM2916894v1, whole genome shotgun sequence genome encodes:
- the LOC115722509 gene encoding uncharacterized protein LOC115722509, with product MQAQAQGGHGGQGQVQVPASEVFWSLVHKADKKFSKIRDLPYYHRNRQEYDAYFYKVFKVYTQVWKFQQENRHKLVETGLKRSEIGDIASRIAQLYFAHYMRTSQASYLHEAFIFYDAILTRDYFNFHSHSNASPHDISLASKHLRFISRFLMVCLLLNRREMVQQLLNQLRLLLDECKRTFKETDFKEWKLVLQELVRFLKYDTNFMNIRPLRYSVVLDTFSDSLSPHNCSRNLRLRDAVLASYHHNEVKFSEVTLDTFRMLQCLEWEPCGSFYQSNLTKNGHNGPSAAPKDILDPTLPPNPRKAVLYRPSITHFLAVVATICEELPPDGILLIYLSASGARYTDTTSPSPLGSVLERLDPSSEQPEECSSALNSGCLHFGTRGNGGINCIYPSDLVPFTRRPLFLVIDGDSNEAFEAINGAAKGEMAAILLSPRSSYHCTSTGSPLHSTGSLFTVFLTAPLQAFCLLLCISDSDVEMDTFVKAEKLISSFLKDWGVKLAASDSLHPVWAQILNDPFLRRLVLRFLFCQAVLALHAPTFNKDEFVPKSLPALPPSFLPSTVLCQTLVMQLANIFGATNSFIFSDSVALPENAYGDTDSMSSS from the exons TCCCTATTACCACCGCAACAG GCAGGAGTACGATGCTTACTTCTACAAGGTCTTCAAGGTCTACACTCAGGTATGGAAGTTCCAGCAAGAAAATCGTCACAAACTCGTCGAAACTGGCCTCAAGAGGTCAGAGATCGGCGATATTGCCTCTAGGATCGCTCAGCTCTACTTCGCTCACTACATGAGGACCAGTCAGGCAAGCTATCTCCACGAGGCTTTCATCTTCTACGACGCCATTCTCACTCGAGACTACTTCAATTTCCACTCTCACTCCAATGCTTCACCTCACGACATCTCCCTCGCCTCCAAACATCTCCGCTTCATTTCAAG GTTTCTGATGGTGTGCTTGCTTTTGAACCGGCGAGAAATGGTTCAGCAACTGCTTAACCAGCTCAGGCTTTTGCTTGATGAATGCAAGAGGACCTTCAAAGAAACCGACTTCAAGGAATGGAAGCTGGTTCTTCAGGAGCTGGTTAGGTTTTTGAAATATGACACCAATTTTATGAATATCAGGCCTCTTAGGTATAGTGTTGTGTTGGACACTTTTTCCGATTCGCTGTCTCCACACAACTGTTCTAGGAATTTGAGGCTTCGAGACGCTGTTCTCGCCAGTTATCATCACAATGAG GTAAAATTTTCAGAGGTAACTCTTGACACTTTCAGGATGCTTCAGTGTCTGGAGTGGGAGCCCTGTGGCTCATTTTACCAATCAAATCTAACCAAGAATGGTCACAACGGACCTTCTGCTGCCCCTAAAGATATTCTCGACCCTACACTGCCTCCTAATCCTAGAAAGGCGGTTTTATATCGTCCTTCCATCACACATTTTCTAGCT GTTGTTGCCACCATATGTGAAGAGCTCCCTCCTGATGGAATTTTGTTAATTTACTTGTCAGCTTCAG GTGCTCGGTACACTGATACCACCTCCCCTTCTCCATTAGGATCTGTGTTGGAAAGATTAGACCCTTCTTCCGAGCAGCCTGAAGAATGCAGCTCAGCATTAAATTCTGGTTGTTTACACTTTGGGACTCGTGGGAATGGAG GAATAAATTGCATTTATCCCAGTGACCTGGTTCCTTTTACAAGAAGACCACTTTTCTTAGTTATTGATGGTGACAGTAATGAAGCATTTGAG GCGATAAATGGAGCAGCAAAAGGAGAAATGGCAGCAATCCTTCTTTCTCCGAGAAGTTCGTATCACTGCACCAGCACTGGTTCGCCTCTTCATTCTACCGGAAGTCTATTCACTGTTTTTCTTACAGCTCCATTACAGGCTTTCTGTTTGTTGCTTTGCATTTCTGACTCAGATGTTGAAATG GATACATTTGTTAAGGCTGAGAAATTGATCTCATCTTTCTTAAAAGATTGGGGTGTAAAGTTAGCTGCATCAGACTCCCTTCATCCTGTGTGGGCTCAGATTTTGAACGACCCTTTCCTTAGGCGACTTGTCTTGAG GTTTCTGTTCTGTCAGGCAGTGCTTGCATTACATGCTCCCACATTCAATAAAGATGAATTCGTACCAAAGTCTCTGCCTGCGCTCCCACCATCTTTCCTGCCTTCAACTGTCTTATGTCAAACGCTAGTTATGCAGCTAGCGAATATCTTCGGTGCTACCAACAGTTTCATATTCTCTGATTCGGTTGCACTTCCAGAAAATGCATACGGTGACACAGACTCAATGTCATCTTCTTGA